The nucleotide window ACTGAAATGTGTACAGTTTCTGTGCcagagagtgttctctgctcaCTTCTATTTGACCGGATCTCTGATGCAGCCAATGGCAATTCAGCAAACATCAACATGCACGAGTAAACACGAAGACATTTTAGCTCAGGCAGCTGTCGCTGCTCTTCAACAGCCATGTTGTGTGACACCAATTTTTAAAGACTGAGGTCTCATCGACTGAAATACAGTCCCGAAACAATTcgttctcttcttctcttctgaccatagaaaaaaatttaaataggGGCCAAAAGGGTACATACAGTGCCCTCTAAATTTATAGCTCGAACAACAATAATGAGATAGGATTTAATCACGTCTAAACTTAAAAATTTCTGAATGCAAAGGCCCTTTATCACTCAAAGTGATCAGTGAATTCAGGTCAGTCTGTCTGTAGCTGATATCACCGGATCTCCTCAGCAGCTGCTTCTTTCACTGGAACCTTAGCACAACTTGGGAAAGATGATGAGGTGGCACTGGCTTTCATGCACCCTGGGCTCTCTGTATTTTTGGTTGTTCATTACCCAGAGGCACAGatctgctgcttctgctcctcCCCGAGGTGTTAAagacagacccccccccccccccccgatgcCCACCAGTTGGAGGAGTCCAGTAAGATAGTTACGACTGTTCAAAAGAGGATCTGAGATCCAGGCAGCAGCTGTCTTTGGCTTACACATGAGCTAGTCATTTGGAGACTCTACGCCATTCTAAAACCCCAACAGGCTGGACTAAATTGGTCCCTCGGTATAACTCATCTCCTATCATTAAACTCAAAATAGTCTGGCCAAGCTCTTTTTCATCTCAAATGATCTCAAATTGCCCCAATCcccaaacatttttacatttggagATTATTGTCCATATTGCAGGAGACTCTGTGGGTTCCAGAATGTCCCAGAACATTCAGATGCAGAAGATTTAATGCCTGGAttatgaaaaaattaaaaccatctAACCTTATACATCAGGAATGCAGTGAATATGTATATGGTTTTATGTACATGTTTACTATCATGTTGTTTTATGTTACTGTCAGATCAGAGAGTCTTTCAAGGACCTTAAGAAGAAATTCAACAACCTGAAGTTCAACTACgtgaagaaaaatgacaaatcaCGGAACATCAAGGCAGTCAAGAACCAAATGCAACAAACGGAAGTGTACACTGAGAAGCTCCTGGTAAGATGGAAGTGGCCAAATCGTTTAATTGCACTTTAATCCCTATTGTGCTGATTCTTTGTGGATAGGTCCACCATTTTTCTTATCACCATCTATCATTCACCatctatcttatcttatcttttctttctctcataGGTACTGAAGAAGAAGATGCAGGCCTTCACTGTGAAGGTTTCAGCCAGCACCGAGAAGCATCTGATCGGCAGCAGCCCCAGGGAGATTGAGGATGTAATGAATGAGTTGCAGAGACAGCTGGGCGATTTTGGCAGGACGGTGGAGGAGTACAAACAAAACCTGGACATGACTGTGAAGCTCCAGCAGGCTTTGGAGGAGGTCAGGAGATGGGATTACTTTAGAAACTGACTTCGCATGcttgttaaatacataaaaaatgtcacagacgtaagcaaaaataaataaaaatagaagaAACATAGACTACTCAGCAATCATGCGCTATCCAAACCACAAGCCCCCATTTGccactggtggtagtagcctaatggttaacacactcgcctatgaaccagaagacccgggttcaaatcccacttactaccattgtgtccctgagcaagacacttaaccctaagttgctccagggggggactgtccctgtatctactgattgtaagtcgctctggataagggcgtctggtaaatgctgtaaatgtaaatgccactgGTCACTCCTAacttatttctttaattgaatTCAGGTTGGAGTTATAATTTTAATCAAAATAATCTTTACAATTTCCTGCTGGTAGGAACACAACAGCCAAAGGAAGTAAGAAAACGAATCCATTTGTCAAAActgcttttcactttttttgtatttcagtatcagttttGGTGTGACGAAGCCAGTGCCACCATCGTTCGTGTGGGGAAATACTCCTCACAGTGTAAGACCAAGGAAGCCGTCAGTGTTCTCTACAAGCAGTTTGAGAAGTTTGTCTGGCCAACGGTGCCACAGCAAGAGGAACGAATTCGGCAGATAACCGAACTGGCTGTCCGCTTGCATGGTGAGTCGAGCCGAATGCTTCATCTGGGAATCATTCATACCCATGAATGGTTCAATTAAACGAATATGGGGTGGTAGGTGCCTAGCAGgtcacacactcgcccatgaaccagaaggccacagtCACAGGtccagaccccacttactaccattatgtccctgagtaagacatttaaccctgagttggtccaggaggactgttgctgtaaatattcattgtaaatcactctgggtTAGGGCTTCCAAAAATGCCATTAATGAAAATTTAAATGATGGACATGCACTGGTGGGACTTTTGTATCGATAATATTTGAAATTCTTTACCAGGGGCTGAGGAGGGAAATAAATACACGGAGAAAACTGTAGCCCGGCACAACGAAATAGTGGAATCTATTAAGGAACTGTCCAATGGCCTTATGGATTTAGAAGCCAAATTGCAGGTCAGTACATTTTCTacaactttattttttacagtccAGGATTCTGTTCCATAAGTGGattctttcttatttttcagGCAGGGGCTTCCAAGCAGCAATCTGACGCTAATTTGCAAGAGGACCCCTTGAGccaaacaccacaaaaccacCACTCACGATGTCAAGAGTATATCGAAATGGTAAAGAAACCACTTTATTTAATTCTTGGGTGAAgcctcttttatttcatttgtctgaCATTGTTTACATTGGTTCTCTGCAGTCAGAGCTGAAAGAAAGCGGTCACACGCCTGAAATGACGGTGCCAGGATGTGATAAAGATGCGCCATCAAGCAAGATGGCGGACGTCAAGAAACCTCACATTCGCAAAAGCAAGAGTCAGGATTTGCCCGATAAACAAACTCAAGGCGCCGAGCATCTCAAGGTGTTTTCGGAGTGCAGTTCCTACACTCAAGAGGCTTATTCCAGCACCAGCAGGGTGGAGACCATCACAGGGAAGTCCTCGGTGGAGAGAAAAGAACAGCATCACACCTCCTTCTCCCACAAGCACTCCTTTAATGTGTGCACCCCGGGGGAGGGTGACAGGAAGATCCATGTGTTCCATGACACCGACACCCCTCCCCCAAACTTGTCCACGGCCCCAAGCTTTCATGAAATCCAGAGAGAGTTCCAAAGAGGGAGGCAGGGTTCTTCTCAAAAGACACCTCACACCAGTGGGACTGCCACTTGTTCACGGGTTCGTGTGTTCCGAGTTTGAAATACTTGCCATGGTGTGCTTGTTTCTCTGTCAAGGTGGggtccatttcatttttttgtgccttCATTCCCAACAGGGTGATGCCCCCCACCCGTCTGAAGAGTTCTTTTCCCCGgactcggcgaatgaaggagagctGCAGCAGGACCGTCTCACAGAAGAGTCCCTCTCCAACGATGAATACGAATGCACTTCGCCAGATGACATTTCCCTTCCCCCGCTATCTGAGACACCCGAGTCCAACATTGTCCAGTCCGAGAATGACATGGACGACGGCTACTGCTTCAGCTCCCACAGCCTGCATGTCAACCAGTACAGCCACCAGTCCCATTCTCAACACGGTGACAATGTCCACACCAGGCGAGAGTCTCCCATTGCTGGCCTGGGCACCAGGTTCAGAGCTGAGTCCTCTTCTTTTGTGCAGAGCCCCTTAACGGTGCCTGCTCCAAGCTTGGTCTCCAGCACCATCTCCAGCATCCTGAAGAACAAGGCCCCGCCGAGCCATTCCGGCGCGGCCGAATGCCACCAGACCTTCTACTCAGTGCATGAGAGCCTCACCAAGACTCAGCAGTGTGTGCATGAGCCCGACTCAGGCCGAGGAGCCGTCCCTCGCGCCGGTAACCTGCATGTCCCTCAGTCCCCATTAACAACAGAGCAGGACCCAGACGTCTGCAAGCCCACGGCCATCCGAGAGGAGATCAGGCTGTCCACCAGCAGAGCTATGGGGAGCCCGGCACACCAGGGCCCTAACTTCACCAAAGCCATGTCTAACGCCACAGTAATGGAGGGCTCCCCTGTCACCCTGGAGGTGGAAGTCACTGGATTTCCAGAGCCTACTTTAACATGGTGGGTAGCCTATAACAGCTTGAAGGCAACAGAAAATAAGTGAAATGAGAAAATCATGGTGAATGTAATATATATCAGACAAAATTATAGATCTTGCAATGTGAagatacatttaataaatagtCAGGCGCCCACGTCAGACAAAGTGAATGCACCCATCTGCACAGCATGTTTTCTGTAGCCACGTACATTTTCATCAGTATAATGTTTGCTATTTCCACTAACATTTCATCAGTGGTGGCTTTAATAATACCCCTTAATCATACCCCCTCTACTCTGCCGTCAACCCTCTTTCTGTTCCCGTGCTGTGATTGTGTGACGTGAAAATTCACTCTTTGCTCCAGGTTCAAGAATGGACAGAAACTGACCCCCGACGAGCGTGTAGAACTGTCCCAAAAAGAAGGCAAACATGCACTTTTCATACCGAGGGCGTCTGAGAGCGATGCGGCTCTCTACGCGGCACAGGCCGCTAACTCGGCCGGCACTGTCTCCTCCAGCTGCGTGCTGCAGGTCGCAGGTAAATGCCGCTCCGACCTCGACACTTTCAAACTGGACTGGCACACCTGCTTCGGCACACTGTGTTTCCTGCTGTGGCTCCTGTATCTGCTGGTGCTGTAGGAGGACTGGAGCATTTTCTTCACCAACCACCCCCACTCACTGTTTGGTTTTAACCACTCTGCACTGTTAACAGAAGCATGTGATGAAACGTGCCAGCTTAGTTTGGTGTATATACTGGATTACTGTTTAAAAACCTGTTTTTACTTTCAAAGATGATTTTTGGAAGATTAAATAACTTTGAGAGTTTGAAGATAAAATTTAATTGCgaatttattcataatatttattataatatttatttagataaTATTTATTCAGTGGACTAATGGTGTTAACCATTGTATTATGGAAATAAAGTCTTTGGTTAATAAATGTTAAACTATGTCATCACAAcatcaataaataattcaataaaatgctaaatcaggaactgtttaaaatatttgtgcTTCTTTATAATAATTTTCAATGCTTTATTTGCTGTTCCTCCAATGGGAGAGAATTTATGAATACAgataattaattacaattattcaTGTTTAGTCAGTTGCCATTTTCTGTTGATGTTCATAATAAGTGGTTggttggtgcagtggtggcctagcggttaaggaagcggccccgtaatcagaaggttgccggtttgaatcccaaacctccaaggtgccactgagcaaagcaccatcaccacacactgctcccccgggcgcctgtcatggctgcccactgctcaccaagggtgatgggttaaaaacagaggacacattttgttgtgtcaccgtgtgctgtgctgtgtttcaaaatgacaatcacgtcacgtTCACTAATATAGTATTTATCTATTAGGTGGTATTATATCAGTAAGCATAGTTTAGTATGCCAGTTATAAAGCCTTTTAAGAAATCGTAACCATGAAACTAAACATTAATTTTGTGCTGAAAGTGTGCACATACCCCCACACAGACCCCCACACAGATTACCATCACTCCTGCTGTGTAATTCCTCAGCCTGTCACCACGAGAAGTGTAGTGTCACAGCAGCTTCCTGGCTGACACGACATGGCTGCAATCTCTGGTTAGTATAAAGTGTCACAGGAACTCTTCAGCGTTTTTCATCACATACTCTAAATCTGAAGTCATGTACACACAACTCATTCTTGCGTCTGTCTAGGAGGAATTATTACtaaaacatttaattcatgTCATATGTGAAACATTTGAATCCTTCTTACTTGTTTCGTCCACTTAGTGCTGTAATTTATACCCGGGTTCCACGAGGACGTCAATCTGCCCTCCATTCCCGCGCACTGATGAAAGCCAAGGATTTATTAGCAGGCCATGAAGTACTGCTGGAGTGTCTCTGGAAGACTTCTTCCCTACAATTTGTCCATGGTTCACACAGAAAGCAGCACAAGGGTTAAACAATTACAAATAGAGAACAGcttaatatttcataaatggTGTTACGCAGATGGAGAGATACACAAGCATGGATATGAAGACcagatataattttatataattttagtTGGAAACGAATTATTGGTGTAGACATAATGGCAAGAAATTATAACATTTGTGTATGAGAAGGTTTTGTGAGTGTTAGAATGTTGGTTTGAATTTATATTTCGTTATATTTGCAGTCCTCATTTCTGCCTTTACACTTCTGGTCACTGATGtctaatacaaataaaataatgaataaatatgacatgatgtcatgtgctgtgctttataAATTATAGCTGTAGGTTTCTAATAATTTCttacatatgtgtgtatatacttgCTAAATTATAAATCTCATTTGCAATTGCATGTCTACAGTAACACTGGAACACAGGAATTTCACTCACATGTACTGTTGGCGTGTACTAGTGTGGAGCAATTTTACAATAAACGAAAACCATACAAACGctgtcacatgtgctctgtTGTCTCTCTGTTTGCTCATCTGTACTTCTGAGCAAATATCCAGGcatgaaacatttcacataCAGGAATGGGAGCCTACAATTTTAAATACAAACCATGGTTTACAGAGGAAACATTTGCAAAAATAACACAATGCTGCCAACAGCATCTGTCGTGACGGGTGTAATGACCAGTTTGATTGACAGGAACAGATTCTCAtttcattattaacattttccATCAAACATTAGGCTAAAAGAACCACTGAAATGTTGAAACCAactgattttttgggggggagtgTTGTGGGTTTTTCCCACAAAGTTTACACCGTTTTGCAGTAACAGGTGAGAGGTTGCATAAAATGGCGACTGATTCCCATGATGCTTCCTGGAGGGTTGAGTGAAGGGGTGTGGAAATACACTGGTGATGCCGCTCGGCCCTGTTGGAGGGGGGGTCAGGGTATATAAAGCAAAATGACCATGTTAGCACTTTTGAGCAGTTGGAGCATCCCCAGCCTCGCCTCGGGTGTAGGGATTGCAGGGAAAAGCAAAACTACACGGCAAGACCCTgtgtagttttgttttttttccaggttctTGAGGCAAACCATTCTCACATTGGATTTTCTGAACACATTCTTGGATAAGGAGAAAGCTTCGGGAGAGTAGACACCCTTGGGCTCCGTCCCTTCAATTCCAGGCGCTCTTGTGGAGACAAGTAAGTAAGCTTGGTTCTGCACAACCTTAACCCCTGTTCCAGTGCAGAAGTTCCCAGTTTCATATTTGCATCTATAATTAACATTCCTTATCCATACTGAGTAATTAGTATATTTAAATCGTGGGTTTGGAAAAGCTGAAAGTtgtggaaggtttttttttttgtttagcagTGGTGCTTTCTCAAGGTTAAAAATTGGTACAATGATTCAGAAAAGCCAAGAATAGACCCTGATAGCATTAGAGCTGTGTTCCAGCTGGGCCGTGATGTCTTTTTAAGGGAATCAGCAGTGGGGCTATCAGTTGTACCTCCAGCTATGTGCCACATGGTGACTGTCAGTCAAGCTCGGTCTAGGGTTATTTTTGGACGCTGACTTTTCTGACATCCAGCCTTGAGGTTAAGctaatgaaaatgttcatgtaACTCTTACGTTGTCGAAATACACCTGCAATCAAGTTTGTGGAAATGTGACCAAGCAAGATAACCCAAATCAGAAGGATATGTGTGAATAagtcacatttatttcagtagTCATAATTAATGTTTCTTAGTGTTCAGATTTATTGGTTTTGGTTTGCATTtcaaaagcatgagaaaaggtGTAATTCATAGCTACTTATAGTTAATTATAGTTATTGCTAATTCTTGCTACCGTCTGGTAATAAGGTCAACTGATTTAATTGAATTTTCCAATGAAATGAACACCAGTTTTAAAAGTAATTTGGGCAATGCCAGTGTTACCCAAGAATGGTTAATTAGGTGTGAGAAACTGTAGATAAATATCAACCCCCCGCTGCCAGTTGGTACTTTCTTGTCTGCTAAATGTCAATTGACGGTTGGTCCGGGTGTTTGGCCTAGCACCCAGACCCAGCGGAGCCAGGGATCCCCCAGAGGGCCAGGTGCACGAGTGACTCAGGAACTATAAATACCAAATTCTGTGCCAGTTTAGACATTGTTATAGCGTCTGACTTGTTAAGGCTTCTTTGTACGTTTTGGTTTAGAaagttattcttttttttaaatgtcatttcctCTTTCAGAGTGCCTGCCACAATGTCAACACAGGCGCCAACATTTATACAACCGCTTCAGAGTGTTGTGGCACTTGAGGGTAGTGCCGCAACATTCGAGGCTCAAGTTAGTGGTAAGGGCCTCATATGCATTCTTATGGAAGAAAACATCATCTTGTCTTTTGTTGCTTTGCTATCCACATGAATAAAAATCCAAACAAACAGTTACTGTACTGTTCAGTTACTTTACGAAttcaaaatatttataattattcaaGATACCAACTTTATCcatttatatgtaaattatCTACAGAACCACTGTACACTTAGTGAGACAGAAGTTGTAATGAATTGAGTGACCCTACATTTAAATCGTACTGACAAATGAAGCAAGACAAGGAATTAATTTTATGATTCTATTCCGTTTATGATGTTTTGTGAccaataaaaatctgaaatgcaCGGTAACTACAGGTACTCCAGTTCCTGAGGTGAGCTGGTTTCGTGATGGCCAGGTTCTTTCCGCTGCCGCTCTGCCCGGCGCTCAGATCTCGTTCAGCGATGGCCGCGCTGTTCTGATGATCTCCGCCGTGACAGCCGCACACAGTGGAAGATTTTCTGTCAGAGCCACCAATGGCGCTGGACAAGCCACTAGCACCGCTGAGCTGCTTGTTACAGGTAGGTCTTAAGTGTTTAGTTTCATGTTGAAGAACTGCAAGTCTTCATAACCGTCAGAGCCTGTACAGAAACCAATTCAGAGTTATTCAATAAGAACAGTAAGAGCACCTGCATTAGCTATTATTAGGTCAGCATGAGGCTTGTGTTCTATAGCCTTCTTTTGCAACGTATATAGCAATAAGCTCTGAACGTACATGAAGGAGATGCCATATCGTGTGGTAAAGTGATGACTTATTGTTGATTTGTCTTTCAAAACTCATTTAacagtgttaaatgcagaaTCCGGACATCTTGATGATCCTGCCTGGAAATGATATATGCCTAAGAGGATCTTACACCAATTTAAtctaaaatcatttatttcagaaatgggctgatgttttcattaatttaattgatAAGCAATATTTGTAGGcaatttctgctcattttgaaTTAAACAGCAACATGGCAACATTAGCAACCAAGTTTTGCACAACCTACGACTGTTGTCAACATACATGTCATCCATTAAACGTGTGATTGAATGACTTGATGAATCTGTCAGTGAGGCCATAGGTGTGGTGTCGGAAACGTTATAGTTGTTTGGAATGTTAGAAGTGCGTATCCTGCTGCCATGCAGACAGATAGATGTCACATATTCCAGAAATAGTAAATAGTAAATGTGTGCTTGTTTAAATATATCTGATTCATTTTTACAGGTTTTAAATGCTGAGAAAAAAGTTTGCATTAATAATTGTGTTTGCTCTGTGATCAGAAATTTATGGGATACCTGGTCACTAGGGGGCATCAGCGACTTTTGGTTTGAAGTAATATTTATCATTCCAATTAGTTTTCAAACATTCCGTTATAGATTACTATGTTGATGCTCATTATCCTACAAACGCAATTACAGTTCAGTTTAACGCATACAATAATGGTAAAATTGTTTTTTAGATTaattgatgtaaaaatgacttCATTTTTTACTGAGCTGATAGCAATTATAAATCATAGTCTATTTGTGCTGCAGTGAGCTTGTTTGAATTTGCATATTATTTTCTTTGCATTATTTGTCATGTGGTAGACAAATACGTTTGTTCTCATACATCGGGCAGGGCATGGTGGTTGTGGTGAGATCCATGTTGTGATGATTCTGAACATATAAATGCATCTTGTAAAACAGGAAAGGATAAATTAGTTTGTAGTAAAAAATCAATATATTGGTTTTGCTGCTGAAATGTTTCAGTCCATTCaacatgcaatgcaaaaatatttcttaaaGTTACAAAGAACAGTTTAACTTCCAACGCCACTGCTCGTCGAGACAGGCATGCTGCCATTTCTTCCATGGCCTTGTAACCCATCAATAAGCAGACATTTTTTCAGGGTTCTGTTCATGTACTTCACCAACACTAATGTAAGCGTAGCTTTACAGAAATCCCCCACTGAAGTAAAAGAAACTTCACTTGGttaggtaaaaaaaatctctcaatCTAGAGATGCGTGAGAAAacaaaattttataaaataaaaggaGCCTTTTTTCACATGGCTGCAAAAGACTGCAATATTCCATCAGAAACCCATGGAGGATGCAGCTTTTTTTATGCTCCAAAACTCTTGCAATACTATACCTGCACACACCAGTGAGAGGAGAAAAATCTGTTTCtaatttttgtaaaaagaaaCATCTTTTTACAAAACTGTATTAATTTGTTGTCTGTTTAATTGGCACTtgattttttattgtatgtcaCTTAAAATGTTAAAGCAAAATTGAGATAATCTCTTGTTTTACGACACTTTGTTTGCGACACTTACGCATTACAAGCTGTTGTTAGGCAAATGAGCGGCCAGTTAGTTCTTcagttaataaatgtatttgctcaacacttttaatgtttatgtgatTATGTTATGTGATCTGCATTTGCAGCCGAAACTGCCCCACCCAACTTCATTCAGAGACTGCAAAGTGTGACAGTGAGACAAGGAAGCCAAGTGAGACTGGACGTTCGCGTGACAGGAATCCCTACACCTGTGGTGAAGTTCTACAGAGAGGGAGCCGAGATTCAGAGCTCTGCTGACTTTCAGATTGTCCAAGAAGGAGACCTTTACAGTTTGTTGATTGCCGAGGCCTTTCCAGAGGACTCTGGAACGTACTCCGTCATTGCTTCTAACAGCAGTGGGCGTGCAACTTCCACCGCTGAATTGCTGGTTCAGGGTGAGGCTTGTtggttttattgtgttttttattgtctCGATgtgatttcacttttttaaatgtgtgaattatggttttcatttttgttctcaGGTGAGGAAGAGGCTGTGCCTGCCAAAAAGTCAAAGACGGTCATCTCAACTTCTCAGATCTCACAGACTCGTCAGACAAGGGTTGAAAAGGTATAAAACAGCAGGTCTAACATTGAGGCAACGTTTGTAAGGTTGTCCTTACTTCATATGCACTTGTCTGTGCTTCACTCACAGAGAACGGAGGCTCATTATCAGACGTCGACCACAGCCATGATGGAAATGCAAGTAGAGGGAGGCATCGTGACCCAACATCTGGCTCACAAGACACCTCCGCGTGTGCCTCCCAAGCCAACATCCAAGTCGCCAACATCCAAAGTTTCAGCCACTCGTCAGCAATCCCCGTCCCCTGTGAGGCACGTGAAGGGCCCTACTCCAACTCCTGTCAGGTAGTTTGTCACTCTCAGTGTACAGACATAAAATAATATCATTGTAACATACTAAAGACAATTAATACATGAGTAATTGATtataaattctgtttttttttttttaaactacaggGCTGTATCCCCCTCTACTAGATTGTCTGTTTCCCCTATCAGACCAGTGAAGTCACCAATAATGACCCGTAAGCAGGTCACTCAAACCGCCGAGGTTCTGCCCCCATGGAAACAAGGTGACTATGTGGCAGAATCCAGCTACACCACCATGACTGCTGGAGCCACACACATCCAGACCTCTGCCACCCAGATACACATGGAGCAGCGCTGGGAAGGCTCTATTGCCATGCAGCAGCAAGCCAGCGGCGTCTCCCTCAAAGAGGTGAGTCTCGTGTTTCCCAGCTTTGTGTGTAACAGCCACGTCAAAATTTGCAGGTAAGAAGGACAGTGGCTCAGTCGCTTCCTGCATTCCATTTGCAACTCTTAACTGCCTGTGTTGATGTTAAGTGATGCTTCTAATCTTGAGATGGTGCGTGGAATAGTTTGGGACGTTTGTGTGATGTCCCTTTCTGCATTCAAAATGCCTGTGACCATCCCGTTACTTGCATGTGTATCAGGAACAGCAAACGGTGGATGACAAAACTGTTGCTGTGGCTACAGTGGTAGCCGCAGTGGACCATGCTCGAGGCCGCACGCCGCACTGCGGTTCTGTAGAACAGAGCACTACACAAGTCACACACTCAGCAGAGCAGGTACGGCTGATTCCGTTTCAGTCCATCCTCTCATTTTCATCTT belongs to Denticeps clupeoides chromosome 9, fDenClu1.1, whole genome shotgun sequence and includes:
- the LOC114796592 gene encoding titin-like produces the protein MSTQAPTFIQPLQSVVALEGSAATFEAQVSGTPVPEVSWFRDGQVLSAAALPGAQISFSDGRAVLMISAVTAAHSGRFSVRATNGAGQATSTAELLVTAETAPPNFIQRLQSVTVRQGSQVRLDVRVTGIPTPVVKFYREGAEIQSSADFQIVQEGDLYSLLIAEAFPEDSGTYSVIASNSSGRATSTAELLVQGEEEAVPAKKSKTVISTSQISQTRQTRVEKRTEAHYQTSTTAMMEMQVEGGIVTQHLAHKTPPRVPPKPTSKSPTSKVSATRQQSPSPVRHVKGPTPTPVR